From Oryza brachyantha chromosome 9, ObraRS2, whole genome shotgun sequence, a single genomic window includes:
- the LOC102720903 gene encoding uncharacterized protein LOC102720903 — protein sequence MVGPSSEASRRKTDFSFKDARYLWSLVRKQQSVAKRKRKWLRSMIPVEDGTIQPLKRPKFLNEVYLAESFVRSDEVSCEKSIAHVERCFGFKCEEYNHHIVQDGLQPLKLQQGRDGSLSPQGLADMRRIINKLSNEALQAVANIATHNKVSFKKSRPVMKKVIEDHLPQYLTNLGNENDMSQLSHVLTNPFSYRSDSVNITTPLSPKLLSSINQALKGLDNLTAQALIAMRRKLNGISFTPEIDFAPHINRKKSIVTVIRNQYKKMISKIGEGGDLPKNLAKALSVMNLFRKQELKCMDISQVEFYPFSRKVVFLQNDVMNAIWSIQKLKKGDLKLLGPILHQGSKDEALSKTTLRRYLMDCLFECDEGALPDEALRTIAFCNRMSACQKVELTEQRKDVEIEGVLNVSSSLRALVYHCTGGQTDDQLMNSQSECQSDEQLMSLGFDDCSANNDFVLTEGYYNFGHQKQRIDEACSSSMANPVDVSGHFPSGAGSNMNKPTLPEVAGANEVEVGRSPVSLSEVCDETATLAHKLLGKILENKVLVENKVNGLAGFSLDGSTSHGLQEEKNQKADIVIKAIENVLPNLSKSCMDKVRRIFHDDKQ from the exons ATGGTAGGCCCATCCAGTGAAGCCTCCAGAAGGA AGACTGATTTCTCATTCAAGGATGCCAGATATCTGTGGTCTCTTGTGCGAAAGCAACAGTCTGTTgctaaaaggaaaaggaa ATGGCTGCGGTCTATGATTCCAGTGGAAGACGGCACCATCCAACCTCTCAAACGACCCAAGTTTCTAAATGAGGT GTACTTGGCTGAATCTTTTGTAAGGAGTGATGAG GTGTCTTGTGAGAAATCCATAGCCCATGTCGAAAGATGTTTTGGTTTCAAATGCGAGGAGTACAACCACCACATTGTTCAGGATGGCCTCCAGCCTCTAAAGTTGCAGCAAGGCAGGGATGGTTCACTCAGTCCACAAGGTCTGGCAGACATGCGGCGCATAATAAACAAGTTAAGCAACGAGGCACTTCAGGCAGTGGCTAATATCGCCACACACAATAAGGTTAGTTTCAAGAAGAGCAGGCCAGTGATGAAAAAGGTCATAGAAGATCACCTACCACAATACTTGACAAACTTGGGTAATGAAAATGACATGTCTCAGCTGTCGCATGTTTTAACAAATCCATTCAGTTACCGATCTGATTCTGTGAACATTACAACTCCTCTTTCACCGAAACTGTTGTCATCCATCAACCAGGCATTAAAAGGACTCGATAATCTGACGGCACAAGCTCTTATTGCAATGAGAAGGAAGCTTAATGGAATATCTTTCACCCCAGAAATTGACTTTGCACCTCATATAAACAGAAAGAAAAGTATTGTTACTGTGATTAGAAATCAGTACAAGAAGATGATTTCGAAGATTGGGGAAGGTGGTGACCTGCCAAAGAATTTGGCAAAAGCACTGTCAGTGATGAATCTATTTAGGAAGCAAGAGTTGAAATGCATGGACATATCACAGGTAGAGTTCTATCCATTCTCAAGGAAAGTTGTATTCTTGCAAAATGACGTTATGAATGCTATTTGGTCAATTCAAAAGTTGAAGAAAGGGGATCTAAAATTGTTGGGTCCCATACTGCATCAAGGTTCAAAAGATGAGGCTCTGTCGAAAACCACTTTGAGAAGGTATTTGATGGATTGTTTGTTTGAATGTGATGAAGGTGCTTTGCCAGATGAGGCACTGAGAACCATTGCTTTCTGCAATCGGATGTCTGCGTGTCAAAAAGTTGAGCTCACAGAACAAAGAAAGGATGTAGAGATAGAGGGTGTACTGAATGTAAGCAGTAGCCTCAGAGCTCTAGTATATCATTGTACAGGAGGCCAAACTGATGATCAGTTAATGAACTCTCAGAGTGAATGCCAAAGCGATGAACAATTGATGAGCTTAGGTTTTGATGACTGTAGTGCTAATAACGATTTTGTGCTCACCGAGGGTTACTACAATTTTGGCCATCAGAAGCAGAGAATAGATGAAGCTTGTTCAAGTAGTATGGCCAACCCTGTTGATGTGAGTGGACATTTTCCAAGTGGTGCTGGTAGTAATATGAACAAACCTACTTTGCCTGAGGTTGCTGGTGCCAATGAAGTGGAAGTAGGTAGAAGCCCTGTGAGCCTTTCTGAGGTATGTGATGAGACTGCAACTTTGGCCCACAAACTTCTTgggaaaattttggaaaataagGTACTTGTAGAAAACAAGGTCAATGGACTTGCTGGATTCTCTCTTGACGGGTCTACTTCACATGGTCTTCAAG AAGAGAAGAACCAAAAAGCTGATATTGTGATCAAAGCCATTGAGAATGTCTTACCGAATTTGTCAAAAAG CTGCATGGACAAAGTCAGGAGGATATTTCATGATGATAAGCAATGA